The following nucleotide sequence is from Dunckerocampus dactyliophorus isolate RoL2022-P2 chromosome 7, RoL_Ddac_1.1, whole genome shotgun sequence.
TGCAAACTGAAAGTCTTTTGTAAGTATTCCACCATATGTCAAATTACATACACGTCACTTTTATCCTTTGATACCATCATAATCTCCGTCATCTGTTTCCCACCTGCTTAGACGGGCCTGATGAACCAATAATCGATCAGGATCCGATCGGCGCAGAGCTTGAGGAGAGCGTCATTCTGCGCTGCTCGGCCGACTCCCTGCCAAAGGCTAAATTCTCCTGGAAGTTCAAACGCACGGTCATGTACGGTCCTGAGCACTATATCGAGGAGATGGAAAAGCGCCACTTGGGGAAGTACACCTGCACGGCACATAACGAAATCACCGGTCTGGAAGCTTCTGCCGTCCACACATTGCGGGGTATTTGAGCCATCTTTCTCAATTCACACTGGCTCTATAATGTATAGCTGCAAATGGAGTAACTAGTTTCTCGTCCGATACAGACGCTGGCACTCTCATCAGTATGTCCGTGGTGGTTTGCACACTCTTGACGTCATTGGGACTAATGGCGATCTAAAAGACTGTTCCCTTTTTGTCCCTTTTGGCTCATTTTGGTCTTTTATTGTGATGGTCTAATTGCCAGTGAGTTTATCTTCATGTAAGATTGATCAAATactgtttgttgttttaaatgcaTCAGGAACCTTAGTGGTTTTGATTTGAATTAATTCCAGCTGCagcaaatgcaaaacaatagTGGTTTCATCTTAACACCAAACCTTTCCAGAGATACTTTGTTCTTTTATGATCCACCCATCTACTATTGTAGTACAGTGATAAATGTTCTTTAAAGCACTGATGAGGTTCTGATAATGTCTTATCAGAATAGTCACTATCGTAAACATgtgtcatatactgtaacaaggtttgttgttgtgttaatCAACACTTAGTAATACCTCGATTGTTCTGTTTGTCACATGCATGTCCACATTCTTGCATGTATAATTAACAACTTCATTGCGCCTTTACTGTGGAATAAAGAGATAATATAGTCTGTGAAGTAATAAAGTAGTTATATGTATGCATGCCaactacgcacacacacacacacacacacacacttgctagCACACACATTTGATAGAATtaatgtattgatttttttttaccatttttctactttgtaattattacatagTAATCGTGTTGGATACAATAATATAGTCATAACCTGGGGTGCCTGTTTGCATGCTTACCATAAAGTTAGTGTATTCATCCTAAAAAAGATCTGGGGAGTCTGGTTAATGCAGCAAGGGTTTTGACAACAAAGAAGTCCAGAATCCCAAGGATGATTGCATTGGAACCAGGCCTGAAGAGAAATGAAAGGCAAATGAGACCCCGCCCCTTCCTCCAGCACTATAACTGTTTATGGAAGCAAGAAGGGTTCAGACATTTTGAAAGAGACCACGAGGAGATGGAATGTCTCTTTCTGAGATGGCCGCtcaaaattgcatatttttgctTCAAGCAGTCACAATTCTAAGAtggtgaatctgaaattgacagactttttttttaggaaaaaaaagagatctTTCCCTTGATCACTTGTTATGGTTAAAAGTAAAAGAAGGGTCATCAgaatgaaaatttaaaaaacctactacagtacagtatacatatgTAATGGGTCTCTGCAGCAGTGTACTCCTAGATGTAGTGGGTGCATAGACCAAAAGAAGACAGCTCATTGGACAGTTTTCTGGCTTTCCAACACAttgtgagggacagagaagaagcACTCCGGAAGTCCAGGAGGAGTACAAGTAGAAGGGCCAGAATGAAGTAAGGTAAACTGTTAGGAAAACGTTAAAAACTCAAATGGATAAAgttaaaaattaataatagaGATAAAATTCACAAATACACCAGACAACTAAAATTCACacatttagaaatacaaatgcatTAGCGACTCCATTacacatatttatttgaatacaaTTAACCAgttctactaataataatactatagtTTCATATTGTGCTTTGCTGGTCACTCAAAAACGGTTTACCAGAAGCCAGCTGCAATGTCCAGTGTTATTTACCACTTCAAATGAATCATATTGTTGTAATAATACCTAATAGAATGTAAAAAAGTAAGACCATATTATTAAATGCGATTAAACACCACTGAAAACAAGTGTGACACTGGtgcagtagttttactttattatggCTGTCCAAAAAAGGACCAAACAACCAACTAAACATTGAAACGGCTGCAAGCTCCTCCCCTCAAACGTGCATATTAACAGCACCTCCTCTCTGAAATCATTTATTGATACCTGGGGCATGCAGACATGACATCTGTGGTGCTGCTTATCATCCTGGGAGTCCTCTCAGGTGAGCTGTATAATTATGTCCACACATAACAAGCACTTTTTTTGTAGCTTTGAGAGAAAACAATATTTtactacagtaaatatatataaatatataactttttctgtTCAGGATCAAGCCATGGAGCTGGTGTGCTTCCCGACAGTCTTGTTGCAATCGTTGGGAATAGGGTGATATTTAACACAACGGTGACTCCCCCGCCAACACCGTTCCTGGTTATCACCTGGAATGTTATGGATGTCCTTGGTACCTCTACCAATGTGATAACCTCAAGCAGCGTAAATGTGACGGCACCAGCGTATAAAGACAGGATCACCCTATTCACCCATACTGGATCTTTGGAGCTGAGAAACGTGACCCTGAGAGACAGTGGAGACTACAAAGTCACTATCATACCAGCTGGTGGCACTCAACAGAGAGGAACATGTAGACTGCAGATACACGGTATTTGTTGGGTACAGATTGGGAACCATGCACTTCAGATGCACTTCAATGTgtgtaactttgttaagcattTCAAAAACTAAACCCTGCAAAACATCCCTGGAGAATTTTCTCTTTCACACAAGTTGGTGTTACTGTTTTACTCACCGTAATATCGACAGTTACACAATATCATTATCAGTTTATAAAAGCTGAGGGATTGATACAATGGCAGCGAGTGTTTTCTAAACGACAGTTTTGTACTGAATACAAATCACAGTCATTTCCAGACTTCCCCACTAGGTGAAGCTGCTACGCTAATTGAGCTTTCACATATACCATACTCAGAAGCCAGAATATGTccattgtggtcatctacaacTATGCATGTATTTTCTCTTCACAGAGCCAGTCACCAATGTGGTTTTGGTTCCCAGCACCACAGACTTACTGGAGTCCACCAGCTCTGTCACTATGTCCTGCTCCTACTCGACCGGATCAGGACTTTCTTTCCTCTGGTTGAACGGAAGCTCTGAGATCACAGCAAGCAACAGAATTCAGTTCACTGATGGAGGCTCCAAGCTCACCATAGTTGGCGTGACCCGCTTTGACCAGGGACCATTTAAGTGTCACGTGTTTAATATCATCAGTAATGGCACAAGCAATCCAGTCAACCTCTCCATCAGCTGTAAGATACTCAGTGAGAACTCTCCGGACTTTTTCTTACATTCTTAATCTTGTTTTATCTTTACACCACCCTTGACTCTACAGATGGCCCGGACAGCATCCATCTGGCTACATCACCATCACTAGAGTACTACAAAAAAGGGTCAAACATCAAGATGTCCTGCTCCGCTTCATCCAGACCTCCTGCATTCTTTCAGTGGTTTCATAACGGAGAGCCTTTAACTGCTACCGGTCCGCAGCTCAGACTGCGGAACGTTCAGGAAAACCAGAGCGGGAACTACAGCTGTCACGCCTCCAATAACAAAACTCAGAAATATCAAACTCAGCTTTCAGCTATAACCATAGTGGGTATGTATACATTTACAGCAttgtcaaaaaacaaaatcaacgaAGAACTGTAATACTGCCTAAATCATTAAATGTTTGCCACATTTTGTTTATTCCCCAGCGCCAATTTCATTTGTGGAGATCAAGGCTAATACCACAGACATTTTGGAATTCAGTGGTTCTGTCAGTCTGTCCTGCTCCTACACTGGCTCTTCGCCCTCCTTCGTCTGGCTGAACAGCAGTTCAGAAGTCACAGTCAGCGAGAATGTTAAAATCACTAATGGAGGCTCAGTACTCACCATAGTCAACGTGACCCGCTATGACCAGGGACCATTCAGGTGTCATGTGGTCAATCCAGTCAGTAATGGCACCAGCAAGCCAGTCAACCTCTCCATCAGCTGTAAGTTCCAACACTGCATACTATTTATTCCATTTTCCTCAATATTCATCTTCCTTGTATTCATGCTACAGTTGGACCAGAGAATATGAATCTGACTAGATCTCCCTCTCAAGAACACTACGATGAAGGTTCAGACATTATCCTCGTGTGCTCTGTTGTCTCTGGTCCTCCACCACTGTTCCGTTGGTTCCGAAATGGAGACCTGCTGTCCCACACTATCCCGAAGCTGCAACTTATGAGGATTCAGATGCATCAGAGTGGAAACTACAGCTGTCAGGCCTTTAACAACAAAACTCTGAGAAATCAAACATCGGCGCCCGTAGCTATTTCTGTGAGGAGATGTAAGTTTGATAAAAGTATTTagatgtacagttgtccctcgtttatcgcggttaattggtttcagacaaagtaggattcaaaattaatgaattgaatatttttgtagttaaagctaCAACATGTTTACGACGTCCtaattaacatgattagagccccgtagctatgaagtaacacccctatagtcacctttacactcctatcactgcagggacataagagacggttGCCGCTAGCAtaacaagctaccgagctaactggttagcctctccaattgacttattttaaacttaaggaagtgtttcaaatggagtgagaAAGCGgggcaaagtaagaagccaaaaacttaccacttccacacggaatgggagaacttttttcactctatcacgtcgaatgtgccatggctgactccatgcagtgtgaaggtaatataatgtaatatgtcatgtctcatcaatgtaatattactgatgcctagcgaccagaatactgcatataacttgtctttcaatattttttgatgaataatagctatagtcaaccacaaaacagcaatcatttattcatttgtaaatttttttgtttaaaaaaagcgtgttatagtgagggagcgatgttcaaaccgcgatgtagcgagggatgactatattCCTTCAAGATTAGTCCTGGAAGCAGCATTACTTGCTCAAATGCTAATGACAAAACTGATGCCGGTAGTGGctggttagcctatttgctgcttcttctttggcTGGGCACAGCTCTACTCGCTAGATTTCTTGTCTTAGCTAGTCTTACTGCTTTTTAATGGGGCATTCAGTGTCTGCTTGTTACATGACAAATACTATGAACTGAGAGATGGTGATGACATGTagctttttgtgcatttttcaaCAATGAAAGAAATAGTAGTTTGTCTGCTATTAGCAAGAAACTGATTTTGTCATTGATGGCAATtcaaatgctttttgttttaCCTGTAGCAGAAATCTCCAACGTGGTGATTATTGCCAGCACCACAGATGTGACAGAGTTCAGCAGCTCAGTCCGTCTCTCCTGCTCCTCCAGTGGATCTTTCCCCAGGTTTGCTTGGCGGAATGGCAGTGCTGAGTTGACGGTCGGCGAACGGGTTCAGATCAACGACAAAGGCGACGTTGTTACCTTAATTAATGTGACCCGTTATGACGAGGGACCTTTCAGGTGTTTAGTGTTCAATAACTTCAGTAACTCCACCAGCCAGCCGGTGAAAATCTCCATCAACTGTGAGTTCAAACTTTAATGTGAACTCACCATTTACTTTCATTCTTCCCTTGTATTATTGTTGGTTTATCTGCTTTGTGTTTTCATATTGCAACAGATGGACCAGAAGGCATCGATTTAAAGCTATCCCCTCCACAAGAATATTTTGCGAGGGGGTCCAACATTAGCTTGTCCTGCTCAGCTGCATCCAGACCTCCTGCCCTGTTCCAGTGGTTTTTCAACGGAGACTTGTTGTCTAATACCAGACCGGTGCTCAAACTGAGGAACGTTAAAGATAATCAGAGTGGGAACTACAGTTGTCGGgcctttaacaaaaaaactcagAAAGACCAAACAAGCCAACCATCATCCATCTCCATACAGTGTAAGTCAAGATGAAGATGCTTTCTTAACCTCCTTTATATCACCCTAAAACCAAAATGTGCATTTGGCTGTTTTTATCACCCACAGCACCAGTTTCCAATGTGGTTCTCACGTCAAACATCACAGTCATGTTTGAGTTCCACTCCGTCACAATGTCCTGCTCTTTTTCGACGGGATCAGAACTCTCTTTCCTCTGGTCGAACGGCAGCTCTGAGGTCATGGCCAGTGAGAGGGTTCAGTTTACGGACGGTGGTTCCAAGCTCACGATAGTCAACGTGACCCGTTTTGATCAAGGACCTTACAGGTGCAACTTGTCCAATGGCATCAGTGATGGAGTCAGTCGGCCTGTGCATCTTTTCATTCAGTGTGAGTTCATGGTGGAGACTTGAGTATATAAGAAAGAAGCAAggctgcctttacaaagactgTCATGCTCAGTTTTTAatcaactatttcagctttattcttgtaaatttttttctcgtaattatgactttattcccataatattttgactaagtttttgtaatatgactttttctgcaacctaattttcaaaaaattacaactttatgctactaaattgacattattgttcctcataatattacgagtgcaagtgatttttcaatttttgctcttttcttttctttttttttttttagttttcttgttaaattatattttcagaacgCCAGAAAAAACAACTGctacgggccacaaatggcccccaggcagcACTTGGGACACCCGTGAATTAACGACTCAAAACAGCTATAGAAAAAGCAGAACACAGTTGAGCTAATCCTTTAGATGCTTACTGCCGACATATTGCATGACATATTGCATGTCACCAATGATAACTGTTTAATTTTGGTTGACCTCTACGCATATTCTTCCACTAAATGTTCATAACAATCAAATGTCACATCACAGATGGGCCTGACAGCTTGACCATCGAAGGCCCGGACTCAGTCCACATTGGACAACACACAATGCTCCACTGCTCCATCATGTCTGTACCGACAGCGAGTTTCACCTGGCTTTTTAATGGAAACGCAGCCAATGTGCACGGGCCTGTTTATGTCATCGAGTCAAGCAGGAGCTCAGACGCTGGGAAGTACACCTGCACTGCCCAAAATGCCATAACGGGAAAGAGTGTAACAGGACACCACGAGTTAGCCGTTTTGGGTATGTGATACACCATTGTTAAATGCCtttataattgtaattgtattaGGACAGGCCTCTTAATGATTTAATCGGTCAACCAGGATTGGGCCGCCTTGGTGAGATTGATGATTCTTCATCCTAGTAAGACATTTTGAATGCTTATGAACAATGGACATCTTTTCTAGATTTGTCCAACGGGGACTGCTCAGCTGCTTTCGGAATAGCTTGTGCCATCACCATTGGATGTTGTCTTCTTATTGCCACAGTGAGTGCATTGCTGGCATGGGGGCTAAGAAGACAGAAAAGGTGACTATCACATCCATTACAATGGATACTAGTCTGTTAGGACTTGGCTTTGGACTGGGGACATTGCTAtttttttacaacaattttattttttaccaaacAGGGTCAGCAGCaattatccaacatacagaacAGGTCAGTATTCAGTCAGTgttattttgggaaaatacacAAAGTGCTTTAATTATAGCTAGGATGTTTATTTAGTTAAACGCCAACAGGACAAAGgacattttatttcaaaaatgtcaaaagtcattatatataacgTAGTTTCCTaaatttaataatgatttggactgCATGAAAAGTGGAATGAAAAATAGAGCTCTTTGACCAcacggtcatttattaacaactataagcagcaaaacagcagcaacaaaaccaatgttgtaatagcggtcaGGAGAAAacctcagccagcattaatagtaaagtacggcaagtgtatcacacatttcacaccaacagctgagtagtataaccaacattttaaagcgcatgcagaagTAGATAATGCAGCTCATGATGCTTGAAATGCAGCTGctaccatcttgtggagttgatttttaaaaagcaggttGCCTACAACCACAGCTGttcatgccaatgttttttaacTTATTTAGAGACCCCGACAGTTATTTGATTTTGCAAACCATGCACCTAGCTACTATAGGAGACTGGACTGTAGTTAATTGAATAGAcgcgttaattggagcattttcgGGTAGCCTAACGTCTCGGTCAGCTATAACGAAGAATTACATCCAATGACACAAAGCTGTCTTATTCCCTCAGAAGAGAAAAGTGTGAAGCTGAAACGCTCTGACACGTATAGGATTGCAGCGTAATCTCAAAGCCAAGTGTAAGAGCTTCCTTTTAAGGTGAGTGCGAGCACTCTGTCAGCATCCAATTGGAAAGactaattatgtcttattaATCACACAGACGAAGAAGAAATGATGACGTCCTCCGCAGACAAAGCGAAACACAGGCCTCttattgttttgttaaaaatgtttttctttattactTTTAAATATCTGAGCGTATTCTGTTTTACTTGACActatgtatattttgtatttgtgtatactgtatattcagtaTTTCAAGTCTGACCTTTTGATGAGCTACAAATTTGGACCTGTTGGACGCTGTGATTTATTTAAAGGTGAAAAGTTTTTGTAGATATCGGACTAAAAATAATGGCATATTGTGAGTTTtttacaattaataataaaaaagaaaaatgaacgcAAATGAAAGGCAGTGATGCATTCTTTGTCATCTTTGAAGTCTTTTTAAATGGAGTTATTTTTCCATTCAGGCAATTAAAGCCCCATCTTATCTTACATTACAAAGCAGAGGCCCAGATGGCAATAAAATGATTACTGGCGCATGTGTCTCCTGGGTGGAGGTTGAAAGCgcagtatgtgtttgtgtgtctgttgcaATATTCATGTGTTTACGTCCAAACACAAAATAATTGAATGGATGAGTATCTCAAAGTCATCTCTACCAGTACAGTCATGTCCAGTTGTAGTTTCAAAAAAAGACAAGTGCAACAGAAAATGTTATCTTTCATGTGGAACGTGTTGTTACCTTTACAGTGCGTAAAGCAATCAGGTGAGAACAGGTGAGATATTATTAAACTGTTTATTAACTGTTGTGCTATTCAGGTTTCTATTTCGTAGGTCTTGCGAGCTTCATTCGCATAAAaggattttaaattttttttaatatttgtttttattttcattgttagtattattttgtgtttctaTATTTTAAAACTGGTATTTTTGGGTctcagtgaaaaaaaataaaaatattataaatggTATTGCCTAAatataaatatcatacaaagTCAAACTCTTACCGTAATATATGGTAGCTGTATATTAATTTAGAAAAAAGTCAGtttatgttgtatttttctgagaatttttttttattttattgtatgtaacttttatttgttgaaaaaaaaagtcatattttttcaatgaAAGAAGTCCTGATCATACAAGAATAACACTgtcatttagaccaggggtgtccaaacttttgctttatactgaaaaatcaaagctgcgggggtccactttgatatttatatatatatatatttatttttcaaaaagtacaaaaaagtaAGTGTACACAATGGTGTCGTAAACACTGTTCGTACTTGGCATTAATGTGTGTGAGAGCGTAGGTTTTGGGAGgggggcttgtttttttttacaacatatgAACACtattacaggccgagcctggcccttgaagaagaactgcattctgggaagttgagtgttgtagttctgtgctttagtaGGAGGCAGCggtgtctctctattctctctcttctgtctgcaccgcccattgtcttctgtgtcctgatt
It contains:
- the LOC129185256 gene encoding carcinoembryonic antigen-related cell adhesion molecule 5; the protein is MTSVVLLIILGVLSGSSHGAGVLPDSLVAIVGNRVIFNTTVTPPPTPFLVITWNVMDVLGTSTNVITSSSVNVTAPAYKDRITLFTHTGSLELRNVTLRDSGDYKVTIIPAGGTQQRGTCRLQIHEPVTNVVLVPSTTDLLESTSSVTMSCSYSTGSGLSFLWLNGSSEITASNRIQFTDGGSKLTIVGVTRFDQGPFKCHVFNIISNGTSNPVNLSISYGPDSIHLATSPSLEYYKKGSNIKMSCSASSRPPAFFQWFHNGEPLTATGPQLRLRNVQENQSGNYSCHASNNKTQKYQTQLSAITIVAPISFVEIKANTTDILEFSGSVSLSCSYTGSSPSFVWLNSSSEVTVSENVKITNGGSVLTIVNVTRYDQGPFRCHVVNPVSNGTSKPVNLSISFGPENMNLTRSPSQEHYDEGSDIILVCSVVSGPPPLFRWFRNGDLLSHTIPKLQLMRIQMHQSGNYSCQAFNNKTLRNQTSAPVAISVRRFLLLFNGAFSVCLLHDKYYELRDAEISNVVIIASTTDVTEFSSSVRLSCSSSGSFPRFAWRNGSAELTVGERVQINDKGDVVTLINVTRYDEGPFRCLVFNNFSNSTSQPVKISINYGPEGIDLKLSPPQEYFARGSNISLSCSAASRPPALFQWFFNGDLLSNTRPVLKLRNVKDNQSGNYSCRAFNKKTQKDQTSQPSSISIQSPVSNVVLTSNITVMFEFHSVTMSCSFSTGSELSFLWSNGSSEVMASERVQFTDGGSKLTIVNVTRFDQGPYRCNLSNGISDGVSRPVHLFIQYGPDSLTIEGPDSVHIGQHTMLHCSIMSVPTASFTWLFNGNAANVHGPVYVIESSRSSDAGKYTCTAQNAITGKSVTGHHELAVLAMCTAQGILPPGPLSGAVSGTVTFTTTLEPPARPFLSVSWTFKGANIITSTSSDIIGSGYEGRITLDRSTGSLVLTQLTIADSGEYLVTITPDGGLQMPVSGATIRGPTTILIEDKHTANVTCEASGSVSSRVWTKDGLPLHPRATHSFSADNSTVSFRPVHSYDHGSYQCRVSNPISAMTAALNLIVNFGPHNMSIMGPSAAPPGHRVTLTCKVYSFPPATFSWLFNDNTTHVNSSSYVIERLDENSEGNYTCTARNAVTRLENSSILHLRGHFALQSFTS